A single Theropithecus gelada isolate Dixy chromosome 7b, Tgel_1.0, whole genome shotgun sequence DNA region contains:
- the GPHB5 gene encoding glycoprotein hormone beta-5: MKLAFLFLGPMALLLLVGCGCVLGTSSGNLRTFVGCAVREFTFLAKKPGCRGLRITTDACWGRCETWEKPILEPPYIEAHHRVCTYNETKQVTVKLPNCAPGVDPFYTYPVAVRCDCGTCSTATTECETI; this comes from the exons ATGAAGCTGGCATTCCTCTTCCTTGGCCCCATGGCCCTCCTCCTTCTGGTTGGCTGTGGCTGTGTCCTTGGCACCTCCAGTGGGAACCTGCGCACCTTTGTGGGCTGTGCCGTGAGGGAGTTTACTTTTCTGGCCAAGAAGCCAGGCTGCAGGGGCCTTCGGATCACCACGGATGCCTGCTGGGGTCGCTGTGAGACCTGGGAG AAACCCATTCTGGAACCCCCCTATATTGAAGCCCATCATCGAGTCTGTACCTACAACGAGACCAAACAGGTGACCGTCAAGCTGCCCAACTGTGCCCCGGGAGTTGACCCCTTCTACACCTATCCCGTGGCCGTCCGCTGTGACTGCGGAACCTGCTCCACTGCCACCACGGAGTGTGAGACCATCTGA